The proteins below are encoded in one region of Leptospira johnsonii:
- a CDS encoding lysophospholipid acyltransferase family protein — translation MNPLKFMESRLGRFSPKYRKLVLRTYVVTLRLVLTVAFPSMISGIFYAVIGKREKQYSSFLKGSKTWGTAVIKMTKTDLVLKNEIQIPEKGHMIFLNHVNEIDFPYDCLIVNKPYLANQVIKKTLIAYWWMKAMGSQVFETSKAATIAVSVRNLLKGLSTTSYIVYPEGHNSYSEIIQPMQKGMVKLAYENKIPVVVVLKSGITTYQTEPMFAKVGYKFIGRYEPWTHANWESFRDFLYETMSKEKIALDSEIGTVREPVSSKSK, via the coding sequence ATGAATCCACTTAAGTTTATGGAAAGCCGTTTGGGTAGGTTTTCCCCGAAGTATCGCAAACTGGTATTACGTACCTATGTCGTAACATTAAGATTGGTACTTACGGTAGCGTTTCCATCTATGATCTCGGGGATTTTTTATGCGGTCATAGGCAAAAGGGAAAAACAATATTCTTCTTTCTTAAAAGGTTCTAAAACTTGGGGAACTGCAGTGATCAAGATGACCAAAACGGATCTGGTCTTAAAAAACGAAATTCAGATCCCGGAAAAAGGTCATATGATCTTCTTGAATCATGTAAACGAGATCGATTTTCCTTACGACTGTCTGATCGTAAACAAACCGTATCTGGCAAACCAAGTGATTAAAAAAACATTAATCGCTTATTGGTGGATGAAGGCAATGGGTTCTCAGGTTTTCGAAACTTCCAAGGCAGCTACGATTGCAGTTTCTGTTCGCAATTTATTAAAAGGACTTTCTACTACTTCTTATATAGTATACCCGGAAGGTCATAATTCTTATTCTGAAATTATCCAGCCAATGCAAAAGGGGATGGTTAAACTCGCTTATGAGAATAAGATCCCTGTTGTGGTAGTACTTAAATCCGGGATCACCACTTACCAAACGGAACCTATGTTTGCTAAAGTCGGTTACAAATTTATCGGAAGATACGAACCCTGGACTCACGCGAATTGGGAGAGTTTTAGGGATTTCTTATACGAAACCATGAGCAAGGAAAAAATCGCATTGGATTCCGAGATCGGAACAGTGCGGGAACCTGTCTCTTCTAAATCCAAGTGA